From the Methanobrevibacter sp. genome, one window contains:
- a CDS encoding metal-dependent hydrolase, translating into MEIRWLGHSAFEIISDDGVRILIDPFISNNPACQVEVEDLNPDIILLTHGHADHFGDALEISNSTNAPVACIHEISLFLSKQGIRNISVNIGGSFIYRNIKFTMLEAKHSSDIDIVEETVPGGTAAGFLITFEDGTKIYHCGDTGLFGDMKNVVGSIYKPDVVMVPIGDKFTMGPFEAALASMWMNPKVVIPMHYNTFPPIEQDPAIFANFVSQFNPNIDVVVMNPDEYFEFNPEDYQD; encoded by the coding sequence ATGGAAATTAGATGGTTGGGCCATTCGGCTTTTGAAATAATTAGTGATGATGGCGTTAGAATTTTAATTGACCCATTCATCAGCAATAATCCTGCATGTCAAGTTGAAGTAGAGGATTTGAATCCGGATATTATATTGCTTACTCATGGTCATGCTGATCATTTTGGTGATGCTTTGGAGATATCCAACAGCACAAATGCTCCTGTAGCATGTATTCATGAAATTTCACTATTTTTATCCAAACAGGGAATTAGGAATATTAGTGTTAACATAGGTGGATCTTTCATTTACAGAAACATTAAATTCACAATGCTTGAAGCCAAACATTCTTCCGACATTGACATTGTTGAGGAAACCGTTCCTGGCGGAACCGCTGCAGGATTTTTAATAACTTTTGAAGATGGAACTAAAATATATCACTGTGGGGACACAGGATTATTTGGTGATATGAAAAATGTTGTAGGTTCAATTTATAAACCTGATGTGGTGATGGTGCCGATTGGTGATAAATTCACCATGGGTCCTTTTGAAGCCGCTCTTGCTTCTATGTGGATGAATCCTAAAGTTGTTATTCCGATGCACTACAATACATTTCCTCCGATAGAACAGGACCCTGCAATTTTTGCAAATTTTGTAAGTCAGTTTAACCCTAACATTGATGTTGTGGTTATGAATCCCGATGAATATTTTGAATTTAATCCTGAAGATTATCAGGATTAA
- a CDS encoding 4Fe-4S binding protein, whose translation MAVKIDSNLCGHIQDCPVQGLCIKLCEQGAIIENDGDVTIVPENCDDCDLCIQNCPNQAISKA comes from the coding sequence ATGGCAGTAAAAATCGATTCTAATTTATGTGGACATATTCAGGATTGTCCCGTACAAGGATTATGTATTAAACTTTGTGAGCAAGGCGCAATCATAGAAAATGATGGGGATGTGACTATTGTCCCTGAAAATTGTGATGATTGTGATCTTTGCATACAAAACTGTCCGAATCAAGCTATATCTAAAGCATGA
- a CDS encoding phosphopantetheine adenylyltransferase yields the protein MNFKKYNKVAVGGTFDKFHDGHKKLLSTAFELGNTVEIGVTSDAFGGLKGDIDSCKERMSNLRAFFSDKSDFVVIPLNDPYGTTICDENFDAIVVSEETEPTAVEINEIRISKGMKPLDIVVVSFVLAYDGNPISSTRIRRGEINQNGNVVE from the coding sequence ATGAATTTTAAGAAATATAATAAAGTGGCTGTTGGCGGAACTTTTGATAAATTTCACGATGGGCACAAAAAATTGTTATCAACTGCTTTTGAACTTGGCAATACTGTTGAAATTGGTGTCACTTCCGATGCTTTTGGTGGATTGAAAGGAGATATTGATTCTTGTAAGGAAAGAATGAGTAATCTCAGAGCTTTTTTTTCGGATAAATCTGATTTTGTTGTTATTCCTTTAAATGATCCTTATGGAACTACAATATGTGATGAAAATTTTGATGCAATTGTTGTCAGCGAGGAGACTGAACCTACTGCAGTTGAAATTAATGAAATTAGAATTTCTAAAGGTATGAAACCTCTCGATATTGTCGTAGTAAGTTTTGTGCTAGCTTATGATGGTAATCCCATATCTTCCACTCGAATTAGACGTGGTGAGATTAATCAAAATGGGAATGTTGTTGAATAA
- the fwdF gene encoding tungsten-dependent formylmethanofuran dehydrogenase subunit FwdF, producing the protein MFNIKRNGEEQRNLSYNDSNCVGCGICTDVCPTSSLRLGPLVPIARGLIEMDLISVNEDSCVFCGLCSTSCPFDALSLSVDGENIKNIASYPIWKKDAIVNDDDCIYCGRCYRVCPSDSIIFERNLPNPTDLVRGEIDINKDKCIYCSFCADLCPADAITVKNVPSSSIDKLNNFIEVDTSKCIFCGICKRVCPEDAIKQICSTCMLREEIEVPEITGNVMIFEDSCVYCSWCSEICPNDAIEIIKPFEGNLELVESEEKVCKGDSCHACQDVCPCNAVSIVDGKSVTDLDFCNLCGACVRACPQDIRALTRTNLKLENINSESWNEILNSLLVGK; encoded by the coding sequence ATGTTTAATATAAAAAGAAATGGCGAAGAACAGCGCAATTTATCATATAATGATAGTAATTGTGTTGGTTGCGGAATATGTACTGATGTTTGTCCGACTTCTTCATTAAGATTAGGACCATTAGTTCCAATAGCTCGCGGTTTAATTGAAATGGATTTGATATCTGTTAATGAGGATTCTTGTGTATTTTGTGGTTTATGTTCCACATCTTGTCCTTTTGATGCATTATCATTATCTGTTGATGGCGAAAATATTAAAAATATTGCTTCTTATCCAATTTGGAAAAAAGATGCAATAGTTAATGATGATGATTGTATTTATTGTGGAAGATGTTACAGGGTATGTCCTAGCGATTCAATAATTTTTGAGAGGAATCTTCCTAATCCAACTGATTTGGTTAGGGGAGAAATAGATATAAATAAAGATAAATGTATTTATTGTTCTTTTTGTGCGGATTTATGTCCTGCTGATGCAATTACAGTCAAAAATGTTCCATCATCTTCTATTGATAAATTAAACAATTTCATTGAAGTGGATACTTCTAAATGTATCTTTTGCGGAATCTGTAAAAGGGTTTGTCCTGAAGATGCAATTAAACAGATTTGTTCTACTTGCATGTTAAGGGAAGAAATTGAAGTTCCAGAAATTACTGGAAATGTGATGATTTTTGAAGATTCATGTGTATATTGTTCATGGTGTTCTGAAATTTGTCCTAATGATGCTATTGAGATTATTAAGCCATTTGAAGGTAATTTAGAATTAGTTGAAAGTGAAGAAAAAGTTTGTAAAGGTGACTCTTGTCATGCGTGTCAGGACGTTTGTCCATGTAATGCAGTTTCTATTGTTGATGGAAAATCAGTAACTGATTTGGACTTTTGTAATTTATGCGGAGCTTGTGTAAGAGCGTGTCCGCAGGATATTAGAGCTTTAACAAGAACTAATTTAAAATTAGAAAATATTAATTCTGAATCCTGGAATGAAATCTTAAATTCATTATTAGTTGGAAAATAG
- a CDS encoding class III signal peptide-containing protein yields MKTIIKTINENSGQGAAEYILLFGGVLVIALLALTIYRSYMETSDVSLKAKDDIIDVRNTILDNRTHV; encoded by the coding sequence ATGAAAACTATTATAAAAACCATCAACGAAAATTCAGGTCAGGGCGCTGCCGAATACATTTTACTTTTCGGAGGCGTGCTTGTAATAGCATTGCTGGCATTAACCATATATCGATCATATATGGAGACAAGTGATGTCAGTTTAAAAGCAAAAGACGATATAATAGATGTGAGAAACACAATACTCGACAACAGAACCCATGTTTAG
- a CDS encoding Ig-like domain repeat protein yields MFFFFVGAVGATELNNVSNTEDSNLLTDNAKSLSVENKLEVSNEDSISETNTVNSHDDDLNNHSNSDVLSSCSNDSGKVQASNSVGTDENVLSVSNDKNVLSSSKVSAKLDVSDTHYSKSATYFKVTLKDKNGKAISNQKITFKVNGVVYTAITNSKGIASVKTAKLSVGSYTVAIKYSGSSLYGAASISKKVKVLSSLSGSDITKYYGPVSNYSVKFWKNYDALANTKVSFKVNGVTYTKTTDKNGVATLPVNLAPGKYVIYTTNPYSGEKLSNNYISLKDGTTLKHGTTSTYITPNKKYSFTVTLKSKHDVLIKNKNVVFKFKNKKVTVKTDSNGKATLSIPALSKGTYSISYSFAGDKYYSGSSESGKIYVQKSTTKLTSSTLKMQYNDGSKFAVKLTKNNKVLANKNVKFTFNGKTYTQKTDSKGMAYLDVGNLKPATYTVKYQYLTPSSFDYCQGSNKIVISKQTAKLSAGDLVMNHKDGSVYEVVLKDKFGNPLKNIKVKFTINGKTYSHNTDSNGVAKQSIGLNIGYYPVKTTISDAYYTVSAANKHISVKGTKFVANDIQTTPGSSVSFSVKLLDYKNNPIKSTKVTFTFGGKTYAATSDSNGVAKVKLGVLSVGTYDIKYSEGSYSGSSKIHVVNAVTINQLIAASKSVEKYIEKNHKLPSTVKIGGVTYTTNQYLYLASKAIVNLKSNIKSSIPVKSVGGPSNPSSTYSAGNLNDYLSVAKSIVNTADSKGNVPNTVNSKIGTIGYNSLVYAFARVVAFYGDDDRLPSYVTIKSIGKSTSSGLNSKNTIKDLTEYLKASAHCQVNNTKIKQLVTKLTKGLTSDKAKADAIFNYVRDTVSYSFYYNTKYGAVGTLNAKAGNCVDHSHLLVAMYRTAGLAARYGHGTCTFSSGSTYGHVWVQVLVGDTWTVSDATSSRNSLGKVVNWNTNSYKLNGYYPSISF; encoded by the coding sequence ATGTTCTTCTTTTTTGTAGGAGCAGTTGGCGCAACCGAATTAAATAATGTTTCAAATACAGAAGATTCAAATTTACTGACTGATAATGCCAAGTCATTATCTGTTGAAAATAAATTAGAAGTTTCTAACGAGGATTCTATCTCAGAGACTAATACAGTTAATTCTCATGATGATGATTTGAACAATCATTCAAATAGTGATGTTTTAAGCAGCTGTTCGAATGATTCAGGGAAGGTCCAAGCTTCTAATTCAGTAGGAACTGATGAGAATGTTCTATCTGTTTCTAATGATAAAAATGTATTAAGCAGTTCTAAAGTATCTGCAAAGTTGGATGTATCTGATACTCATTATTCAAAATCAGCTACATATTTCAAAGTAACTTTGAAGGATAAAAACGGTAAGGCCATTAGTAATCAGAAGATTACTTTTAAAGTAAATGGTGTTGTATATACTGCCATTACCAATAGTAAAGGTATTGCTTCAGTCAAAACCGCTAAATTGTCTGTAGGTTCTTATACTGTTGCAATTAAATATTCCGGCAGTTCATTATATGGAGCAGCATCCATTTCTAAAAAGGTTAAAGTATTATCCTCTCTTAGTGGAAGCGATATTACTAAATATTACGGACCGGTTTCCAACTATTCAGTAAAATTTTGGAAAAATTATGATGCGTTGGCAAATACTAAAGTATCATTTAAAGTTAATGGAGTAACTTATACTAAAACTACTGATAAAAATGGAGTTGCCACATTGCCTGTTAATTTAGCACCAGGTAAATATGTTATTTATACAACCAATCCCTATTCCGGTGAAAAGTTGTCTAATAATTATATTTCATTAAAAGACGGTACAACTCTTAAACATGGTACAACAAGTACATATATAACTCCTAATAAAAAATATTCATTCACTGTAACTTTAAAATCAAAACATGATGTTTTAATTAAAAACAAGAATGTTGTTTTTAAGTTCAAGAATAAAAAAGTAACCGTTAAGACTGATTCGAACGGGAAAGCTACTTTGTCTATTCCTGCTCTTTCTAAAGGTACTTATTCCATTAGTTATTCATTTGCAGGGGATAAATATTATTCAGGATCATCCGAATCTGGAAAAATATATGTTCAAAAGTCAACTACAAAGCTCACATCTTCAACATTGAAGATGCAGTATAATGATGGATCAAAATTTGCTGTTAAATTAACAAAAAATAATAAAGTTTTAGCTAATAAAAATGTGAAATTCACATTTAACGGAAAAACTTATACTCAAAAAACTGATTCAAAAGGTATGGCATATTTGGATGTAGGTAATTTGAAACCTGCAACTTACACTGTCAAGTATCAGTATTTGACTCCAAGTTCTTTCGATTATTGTCAAGGATCAAATAAGATTGTCATTTCTAAACAAACTGCCAAATTGTCAGCAGGGGATTTAGTAATGAATCATAAAGACGGTTCAGTTTATGAAGTTGTTTTAAAGGATAAATTCGGAAACCCTCTTAAAAATATTAAGGTCAAATTCACAATTAACGGAAAAACTTATTCACATAATACTGATTCAAATGGTGTGGCCAAACAGTCTATTGGTCTTAATATTGGTTACTATCCTGTTAAGACTACAATTTCTGATGCTTATTATACAGTAAGTGCTGCGAATAAGCATATTTCAGTTAAAGGAACTAAATTTGTTGCTAATGATATTCAGACAACACCTGGTTCAAGTGTATCTTTCTCAGTAAAACTATTGGATTATAAAAATAATCCTATCAAAAGCACTAAAGTTACTTTTACTTTTGGTGGCAAAACATACGCTGCTACATCTGATTCCAATGGTGTTGCTAAAGTCAAGTTAGGTGTTTTATCTGTAGGTACTTATGATATTAAATATTCAGAAGGTTCCTATTCAGGATCATCTAAAATACATGTTGTTAATGCAGTAACTATTAATCAACTTATTGCAGCATCTAAAAGTGTAGAAAAGTATATTGAGAAAAATCATAAATTGCCGTCTACAGTTAAAATTGGCGGTGTTACTTATACAACTAACCAATATTTGTATTTAGCTTCCAAAGCTATTGTAAATTTAAAATCGAATATTAAATCTTCAATTCCTGTTAAAAGTGTTGGAGGTCCAAGTAACCCTTCATCAACTTATAGTGCCGGCAATTTAAATGACTACCTTTCAGTTGCAAAAAGTATTGTAAATACTGCAGACTCCAAAGGTAATGTACCTAATACTGTTAATTCTAAAATTGGAACCATTGGCTATAACAGTTTGGTTTATGCATTTGCTCGTGTTGTTGCATTTTATGGTGATGATGATAGATTGCCGTCTTATGTGACAATAAAATCAATTGGTAAATCTACTTCATCTGGTTTAAACAGTAAAAATACAATTAAAGATTTAACTGAATATTTAAAGGCATCAGCTCATTGTCAGGTTAACAATACTAAAATCAAACAGTTAGTCACTAAACTGACTAAGGGATTAACTTCCGATAAGGCTAAGGCCGATGCAATATTTAATTATGTACGTGATACAGTTTCATATAGTTTCTATTACAATACTAAATATGGTGCTGTAGGTACTTTGAATGCTAAAGCTGGAAATTGTGTTGATCATTCACATTTGCTTGTTGCTATGTACAGGACTGCAGGTCTTGCAGCCAGATACGGTCATGGAACATGTACATTCTCTAGTGGAAGTACATATGGTCACGTTTGGGTTCAAGTATTAGTTGGTGATACCTGGACCGTAAGTGATGCAACAAGTTCAAGAAACTCGTTAGGAAAAGTAGTTAATTGGAATACCAATTCTTATAAACTTAATGGATACTATCCAAGTATCTCATTCTAA
- a CDS encoding class III signal peptide-containing protein, producing MFRRQIDNKGQGSAELILIIGGLIVVVLLVGSYISNITEKTQTNIENLLTTQREYLINKI from the coding sequence ATGTTTAGAAGACAAATTGACAACAAAGGACAGGGAAGTGCAGAGTTAATTCTAATAATCGGAGGATTAATTGTTGTTGTACTCCTCGTAGGCAGTTATATCTCAAATATAACTGAAAAAACACAAACAAATATAGAAAATTTATTAACAACACAAAGAGAATATTTAATAAATAAAATATGA